In Candidatus Neomarinimicrobiota bacterium, one genomic interval encodes:
- a CDS encoding cobalamin B12-binding domain-containing protein — protein sequence MERKIRVILAKPGLDGHDRGAKVLANSFRDAGMEVIYLGLRQTPEMIVAAALQEDVDIVALSILSGAHMTIFPKVLELMKNEGLTDVLLTGGGIIPEADSKTLNELGVGRLFGPGASLVEINDYITSWVKENRK from the coding sequence ATGGAACGGAAAATCAGGGTCATTCTGGCAAAGCCCGGTTTGGATGGACACGACCGCGGTGCCAAGGTATTAGCCAATTCTTTTAGAGATGCAGGGATGGAGGTTATTTATCTGGGATTGAGACAGACCCCGGAAATGATCGTTGCGGCAGCTCTTCAGGAAGATGTTGATATTGTTGCTCTAAGTATTCTTTCTGGGGCACACATGACCATTTTCCCCAAAGTATTGGAATTGATGAAGAATGAAGGCTTAACTGATGTGCTGCTTACCGGTGGAGGAATTATTCCGGAAGCTGACTCCAAAACCTTGAATGAACTTGGTGTCGGTCGATTGTTCGGACCAGGAGCCAGCCTGGTTGAGATCAATGATTATATTACAAGTTGGGTTAAGGAAAATCGTAAATGA